The nucleotide window GATTTAGGCGTATTTGAACCAAATCTTGATGGAATCGATACAGTTTACTTATCTCCAACTGTACCGGAAAATGCTCCAGCTTACAAAATCATAAAAGAAGCTAATCTCAATGTCTTTTCCAACGATGATTTCGGAAGATTGGCAGACAGCTTCATTGATATTGATATTATCGGTATCACAGGCAGTGTAGGCAAAACCAGTACAACCCATATGGTAACTGAAATCTTCAGAACTGCCGGATATCAAGTTTGGATATGTTCCTCCATGACCCAAAACCTTGTTAGTGAAGTCATTGTTGATGGAATCATAAAAGGAATTCCAGAAAAATCAGACATTGCTGTTTTGGAGCTTCCTCATGGTACTGCAGGTTTAATGGCTGAACTTCAGCTTAAGGTAGGAGCACTCCTGAATATTTATGAAGAGCATTTGTCTGAGTTTGGAGGCTCAATGGAACGTTACACCCAAAGAAAAATGTTCATCGCTAAAAATAGTGAAAACTTCATTACAAGCATTCATTGTAAAGGCACTGTAAAAGAAGCAAGACCTGATGCAATCTTTTACGCAATGGTTAAAGATTTACCTGGATATGATCCATCCAAAAAATCCGAATACTTTGATAAGGTAGCAAACTTTGAGGAAGTTGCTATTGGTGAAGGTCAAGTATGTAATTTTATTGGTGATAGCGCTAAAGGCGCTATTGATATCGCTTATAAATTCAGAAACAAATCCAATGAACTTAAAAAAGGCAGCTTTACATCTGACTTCCATATGATGAGCTATTACTATGAAAATGCAGTTGCTGCAACAGCTATTGCAATGGCTTATGGTTTGCCTGTAGAAATCATCAAGAATGGTCTTGCAAACTTCAAAGGACTTTCAGTTCATATGGAATACATTGGAGACTACAATGGCAGGGAAGTTTACATTGATGCTTCCTACTTAATAGAAGGTATTACGGCTGCACTTGATTTCTTAGGAGATAGAAGTCTTGTTCTATTGCTTGATAACTTTGATACTTCAACTTATAGGGATAAGAAGGAAACCGGTAAGCTTATGGGTAAGTATGCTAATGTAATGGTAGCTACTGGATTCAACGAGGTTTACCAAAGAGTTGACTTGGAACCTGCTCAGGAATTGCTTGATGCTGCAGTAGACTCTGATGCAGTTAAGGTAATTGCAGGAACTATGGAAGAAGGTGCAGAACTAGCCATTAAATATTCTAAACCTGGAGACACTATCCTTCACTTAGGACCACAACTCATGCAGGATCCTGAAGGTATCATGGAAAAAATCGTTACCGGTTTAGAAGAAGGCTGTAAAAAGTATGAATAGCCAAGCTTTTTAGCCTTCGGCTAAAACCTTGACCAAAATTTTTTCCACTATTTGGAGTATTAATTTCTTTTAATTTTTTCTTTTTTTAATTAATTTTTATCTTTTCATGAAGGTGTTAAATTGAACAGTTTAGAGCTCTCTTCTATGTCTGATGAAGAATTGGCTTCATTGGATTTAGAAAATAAAACTTTTGGTGTAATTGGTGTTTGTGGAGTTGTAGGAAACTTGGTTGCAAGAATCCTTATGGATAGGGGCTATTCTGTTGTTGGAACAGATATCTCATCTAAAGAGGATTGCAGATTCCACTCTTCTTTTGAAGGCTATGACATTGAAATATTCTTTGGAGGCCATCCTGAAGAATTCTTTAGGAAAATTGATTTCATCGTTCCCCCTCCAAGCATGCCAAAAAATGCTAAGGTTTTAGAGATGGCTTCTAATCAAGGCATTAAAGTCATTGAGCTTGGAGACATTTTTAAGCTATTCCCACCAGAAAAACCTGTAATGTGCATTGGCGGAACCAATGGAAAGACCACTACAACAACTCTTTTAAAGCATATTGCATATTCTGCAGGTATCAATCCTTGCGAACATAATTTGAAAGGAATGCAAGGTAACAATGAATTCATTCCATCACTCCAGACTAGATTGAATGGAGATTTAGCTATTTTGGAGACAGGTACTGATGGTACACCTGGAGGATTGAAATCCAT belongs to Methanobrevibacter ruminantium and includes:
- a CDS encoding Mur ligase family protein — translated: MNVIVVGAGNAGRPVARLLNYAGHTVKITDPKRIEDFHMDVQKTLRLMESEGVELDLGVFEPNLDGIDTVYLSPTVPENAPAYKIIKEANLNVFSNDDFGRLADSFIDIDIIGITGSVGKTSTTHMVTEIFRTAGYQVWICSSMTQNLVSEVIVDGIIKGIPEKSDIAVLELPHGTAGLMAELQLKVGALLNIYEEHLSEFGGSMERYTQRKMFIAKNSENFITSIHCKGTVKEARPDAIFYAMVKDLPGYDPSKKSEYFDKVANFEEVAIGEGQVCNFIGDSAKGAIDIAYKFRNKSNELKKGSFTSDFHMMSYYYENAVAATAIAMAYGLPVEIIKNGLANFKGLSVHMEYIGDYNGREVYIDASYLIEGITAALDFLGDRSLVLLLDNFDTSTYRDKKETGKLMGKYANVMVATGFNEVYQRVDLEPAQELLDAAVDSDAVKVIAGTMEEGAELAIKYSKPGDTILHLGPQLMQDPEGIMEKIVTGLEEGCKKYE